A genomic region of Meiothermus cerbereus DSM 11376 contains the following coding sequences:
- a CDS encoding bifunctional 3-deoxy-7-phosphoheptulonate synthase/chorismate mutase — protein sequence MDQRIVDLRKEVDRINRELLRLLSERGRLVSEIGRVQTEVGMPHYDPKREEEMLAYLTRENPGPYPAETIKRLFKEIFKASLDLEEKQDQQKFLYSRQVKPEDTTVKVGDVVFGRGKVLVAGPCSIESEEQMFTTARFLAAHGVKVLRGGAYKPRTSPYGFQGMGEPALKLGRAAADANDMVFVTEVMDTRDVELVAQYADILQVGTRNAQNFALLREVGRANKPVLLKRGFAQTIEEWFYSAEYILSQGNSEVILCERGIRTYEKWTRNTLDLSAAVLAKQLTHLPVIVDVTHATGRRDLLAPLARAALAAGLDGVHIEVHPNPKVALSDNEQQLDFAQFEQFLQALGDLMPKAASSSPA from the coding sequence ATGGACCAGCGAATCGTAGACTTGCGCAAAGAAGTAGATCGCATCAACCGGGAACTGCTCCGCTTGCTTTCCGAAAGGGGCCGGCTGGTGAGTGAGATTGGGCGGGTTCAAACTGAGGTGGGCATGCCCCACTACGACCCCAAGCGAGAGGAGGAGATGCTGGCCTACCTCACCCGGGAGAACCCTGGTCCCTACCCGGCCGAGACCATCAAGCGGTTGTTCAAGGAAATTTTTAAGGCCTCCCTCGACTTAGAGGAGAAGCAAGATCAGCAAAAATTTCTTTATTCCCGCCAGGTAAAACCCGAGGACACCACGGTTAAGGTAGGGGATGTGGTCTTTGGCCGGGGCAAGGTGCTGGTGGCCGGGCCCTGCTCCATAGAGTCGGAAGAGCAGATGTTCACTACGGCCAGGTTTTTGGCGGCGCACGGGGTCAAAGTATTGCGTGGTGGTGCTTACAAACCCCGTACCTCGCCATACGGTTTTCAGGGCATGGGGGAGCCTGCCCTGAAACTCGGACGCGCGGCTGCCGATGCCAACGACATGGTCTTCGTGACCGAGGTGATGGATACCCGCGATGTGGAGCTGGTGGCCCAGTATGCCGACATTCTGCAGGTGGGCACCCGCAACGCGCAAAACTTTGCCCTGCTGCGCGAGGTGGGCAGAGCCAACAAGCCGGTCTTGCTCAAGCGGGGCTTTGCCCAGACCATTGAAGAGTGGTTCTATAGCGCGGAATACATCCTCTCGCAGGGCAATTCCGAGGTAATCTTGTGCGAACGGGGCATCCGCACCTACGAAAAATGGACCCGCAATACCCTCGACCTTTCGGCGGCCGTCCTGGCCAAGCAGCTAACCCACCTGCCGGTGATTGTGGATGTAACCCATGCGACCGGGCGGCGGGATTTGCTGGCACCACTGGCTCGAGCGGCCCTGGCGGCTGGTCTCGATGGGGTTCACATTGAGGTACACCCCAACCCTAAAGTGGCCCTTTCCGATAACGAACAGCAGCTCGACTTTGCCCAGTTCGAACAGTTCCTACAGGCCCTTGGCGACCTGATGCCAAAGGCGGCCTCGAGCTCCCCTGCTTGA
- the tatC gene encoding twin-arginine translocase subunit TatC — MREAPLMEHLEELRNRLIWAIVSWAAMTVVAFTFRVQILEALRRPLDAYNTSASLKAELIVLNITEPFLTAFKVAAFGGLALALPFIVYQIWAFIAPGLYPHERRLAIPFILGAGFSFALGALFAYFVLLPFAVPFLLGFLGDVVTPQISIGMYMGQVVTFLAVMGILFEMPVVSFLLAKLGMLSSRFLISNWRIAVVLLITLAALITPTVDVVNLSLVSIPLMVLYGFSILLVKWAERGRPKEVETSPV, encoded by the coding sequence ATGCGTGAAGCCCCTTTGATGGAACACCTGGAGGAACTGCGCAACCGCCTAATCTGGGCCATAGTTTCCTGGGCGGCGATGACCGTGGTGGCCTTTACCTTTCGTGTACAGATCCTCGAGGCCCTGCGGCGGCCCCTGGACGCCTACAACACAAGCGCCTCGCTCAAAGCCGAGCTGATTGTGCTCAATATCACTGAGCCCTTCCTTACCGCTTTTAAGGTAGCGGCCTTTGGTGGACTGGCCCTGGCCCTGCCCTTTATCGTTTACCAGATCTGGGCCTTCATTGCCCCCGGTTTGTATCCTCACGAGCGCAGACTGGCGATTCCATTCATCCTGGGAGCGGGTTTTAGCTTTGCCCTGGGCGCGCTGTTCGCTTATTTTGTGCTGTTGCCTTTTGCCGTGCCCTTCTTGCTGGGTTTTTTGGGGGACGTGGTTACGCCGCAAATCTCCATTGGCATGTATATGGGTCAGGTGGTTACCTTCCTGGCCGTAATGGGTATTCTCTTTGAGATGCCGGTGGTGAGCTTCCTGCTGGCTAAGCTGGGGATGCTCTCCAGCCGCTTCCTGATCAGCAACTGGCGCATTGCGGTGGTCTTGCTGATTACCCTGGCAGCCCTGATAACCCCGACCGTAGACGTGGTCAACCTGAGCCTGGTTTCTATTCCCCTGATGGTGCTTTATGGCTTCTCAATTCTGCTGGTCAAGTGGGCTGAGCGGGGGCGTCCTAAAGAGGTTGAGACCAGCCCGGTCTGA
- the tatB gene encoding Sec-independent protein translocase protein TatB, with translation MNLGMTEILIILLIALLLFGPRKLPELGRSLGQSIREFQRGAKNIREEFEKAADVQELKEIKEEISKPLEELKKPLEAKEEPKS, from the coding sequence ATGAACCTTGGAATGACGGAAATCCTGATTATCTTGTTGATCGCCTTGCTGCTTTTTGGCCCCCGCAAGCTGCCTGAGCTGGGGCGCAGCCTGGGCCAGAGTATCCGCGAGTTTCAACGCGGCGCCAAGAACATCCGCGAGGAGTTTGAAAAAGCCGCCGATGTGCAGGAGTTAAAAGAGATCAAAGAAGAGATCAGCAAGCCTCTGGAGGAACTCAAAAAGCCCCTCGAGGCCAAGGAAGAACCTAAGTCCTAG
- the glmU gene encoding bifunctional UDP-N-acetylglucosamine diphosphorylase/glucosamine-1-phosphate N-acetyltransferase GlmU translates to MAHAVVILAAGLGTRMKSRLPKVLHPLLGKPLVGYCIDTAFASGAEKVVVVIGHGAEQVRQVFEGYPNLSFVVQEQQLGTAHALAQAEPVLQGFQGPIVVTQGDTPLTQVETLTGLVHTMQAEGAGMAMLTMHLDDPTGYGRILRDEQGQIIGNVEQKDATPEQRAIQEINPGVYCFDASLWEKLKLVDNRNAAGEYYLPDLIRIYREAGQKIASIESRDTGELLGVNSRAQLAQVEQVLLQRLRTHWMALGVRMIQPETIYIEPTVELAPDVTLWPGVILRGKTRLGEGVEVGAYAALSDTVVEPGGKIKSHTVCEEAYVSSGADAGPFARLRPKAFLDEGAHVGNFVELKNARLGKRAKAGHLAYLGDAEVGEESNIGAGVITANYDGQHKHKTTIGKRVFVGSNSVLIAPVTLADHSFIAGGSSINQDVPEGALAIARGRQRNIEDYAKRKRSQ, encoded by the coding sequence ATGGCACATGCTGTAGTGATTCTCGCGGCGGGCTTGGGAACCCGCATGAAATCAAGGCTACCAAAAGTTCTACACCCCCTGCTGGGCAAACCCCTGGTGGGGTATTGCATCGATACCGCTTTTGCCAGTGGGGCCGAAAAAGTGGTGGTGGTCATAGGTCATGGGGCCGAACAGGTACGCCAGGTCTTCGAAGGGTACCCAAACCTGAGCTTTGTGGTACAGGAGCAGCAATTGGGCACGGCCCATGCCCTGGCCCAGGCAGAGCCAGTTTTGCAGGGTTTTCAGGGTCCCATTGTGGTAACCCAGGGCGATACACCCCTTACCCAGGTCGAGACCCTGACCGGATTGGTGCACACCATGCAGGCTGAGGGGGCAGGAATGGCCATGCTCACCATGCACCTTGATGACCCCACCGGATATGGCCGCATCCTGCGCGATGAACAGGGTCAGATTATCGGCAACGTCGAGCAAAAAGACGCTACCCCAGAACAAAGGGCAATTCAGGAGATCAACCCTGGAGTGTACTGTTTCGATGCCAGCCTCTGGGAAAAACTAAAGCTGGTGGACAATCGCAACGCCGCAGGTGAATACTACCTACCCGACCTGATTCGCATCTACCGCGAGGCCGGTCAAAAAATCGCCTCCATTGAGTCCAGGGATACGGGAGAACTTTTGGGCGTTAATTCCCGTGCCCAACTGGCCCAGGTGGAGCAGGTGCTGCTACAGCGCTTGCGTACCCACTGGATGGCTCTTGGGGTGCGGATGATCCAGCCCGAGACCATCTACATTGAGCCTACGGTCGAGCTGGCCCCCGATGTTACCTTGTGGCCAGGGGTAATTTTGCGAGGTAAAACCCGACTGGGTGAGGGGGTCGAGGTTGGAGCCTATGCGGCGCTAAGTGATACCGTAGTAGAGCCGGGAGGGAAGATCAAATCCCATACGGTTTGCGAAGAGGCCTACGTATCGAGTGGCGCCGACGCCGGACCTTTCGCACGGCTGCGCCCCAAAGCCTTTTTGGATGAAGGCGCCCATGTGGGCAATTTTGTTGAACTCAAGAATGCCCGCTTGGGTAAGCGGGCCAAGGCCGGACACCTGGCTTATCTCGGCGATGCCGAGGTGGGGGAGGAATCCAACATCGGGGCTGGGGTTATTACGGCCAACTATGATGGTCAGCACAAGCACAAAACCACCATCGGCAAGCGGGTGTTTGTTGGTTCTAACAGCGTTTTGATCGCCCCGGTTACGCTTGCTGACCATTCTTTTATTGCTGGGGGAAGCAGCATCAACCAGGACGTGCCCGAGGGTGCGCTCGCCATTGCCCGTGGGCGGCAACGCAACATCGAAGACTATGCTAAGCGCAAGCGGAGCCAGTAA
- the lgt gene encoding prolipoprotein diacylglyceryl transferase, whose translation MDPILVEIGSLQIRWYGLFLVLAIFASFEIAKRILKSWGFDPDRFEQIAFWAVIWGVIGARLGYVLTSPGDFSSNPISALYIWQGGLSFHGAIIGGLIPFIYHYYRSKIPVWAYLDAVVPGVAVGIVAGRLGNIMNGSDTVGRLTNWPIGFTWPASASGFPGVCPGINDISEVVRCAPEALVRGPVHFTQLYGVLIGLVLLLLSIYWLRQNRAYGYVFWQFVLWYSLLRSVFEETFRLNPLWIKVYLNEQAGIGLFTATQIISIPLIALAIFFLMRWKGSRENPPAAASVGSSARPSTPGKKR comes from the coding sequence ATGGATCCAATCCTAGTCGAAATTGGTTCGCTGCAAATACGCTGGTACGGGCTGTTCCTAGTACTGGCCATTTTTGCATCCTTTGAAATTGCCAAGCGTATTCTAAAGAGCTGGGGTTTTGACCCCGACCGATTCGAGCAAATTGCCTTTTGGGCTGTTATCTGGGGTGTTATTGGGGCCCGCCTGGGATACGTGCTTACAAGTCCGGGCGACTTCAGCAGCAACCCCATCTCGGCCCTCTACATCTGGCAGGGCGGCCTTTCTTTCCACGGGGCGATCATCGGGGGCCTGATTCCATTCATTTACCACTACTACCGCAGCAAAATCCCGGTCTGGGCCTACCTGGACGCGGTGGTGCCGGGTGTTGCAGTGGGCATTGTGGCAGGTCGCCTAGGTAACATCATGAACGGCTCCGATACCGTGGGCCGCCTGACCAACTGGCCCATCGGGTTTACCTGGCCCGCTTCGGCCAGCGGTTTTCCGGGTGTTTGCCCTGGCATCAACGACATTAGCGAGGTGGTGCGCTGTGCCCCGGAGGCGCTGGTACGCGGCCCAGTCCACTTTACCCAGTTGTACGGGGTTCTGATTGGGCTGGTTCTGTTGCTGCTTTCGATCTACTGGCTAAGGCAGAACCGAGCCTATGGCTATGTGTTTTGGCAGTTTGTTTTGTGGTACAGCCTTTTGCGCTCGGTCTTCGAGGAAACCTTCCGACTCAACCCGCTGTGGATTAAGGTTTACCTCAACGAGCAAGCAGGCATTGGCCTTTTCACCGCAACCCAGATAATCTCCATCCCCCTCATCGCCCTGGCCATCTTTTTCTTAATGCGCTGGAAGGGATCGCGTGAAAACCCGCCTGCTGCTGCTTCGGTAGGGTCTTCGGCCAGGCCCAGCACACCTGGGAAGAAACGCTAG
- a CDS encoding glutaredoxin family protein, producing MGYVLISRKGCHLCEEAEALLAAQGIAYTFQDVDADENLKNLYTFRVPVLLREGRVLLEGKFTLERLSKKLSL from the coding sequence ATGGGCTACGTGCTGATCAGTCGGAAAGGTTGCCACCTCTGCGAGGAGGCCGAGGCGCTGTTGGCAGCGCAGGGTATTGCCTATACTTTTCAGGATGTAGACGCTGACGAAAATCTCAAAAATCTATATACCTTCCGGGTTCCGGTTCTCCTGCGCGAGGGCCGGGTGCTGCTCGAGGGCAAGTTTACCCTCGAGCGCCTATCCAAGAAACTATCGTTGTGA
- a CDS encoding aminotransferase class I/II-fold pyridoxal phosphate-dependent enzyme, whose protein sequence is MPLNRLSAVLRPSLETLEQEGRRKGHETVVVGILPPQGDRGPRYLLQGYGDKPFIRMNSNSYLGLSRHPALKKAEEEAIEHFGVGPGAVRFISGTYAPHVELEGHLAAFHGREAAMIFSSAYATVLSVVVPLTTDQTVLISDELNHNCIINAVRLARPLEKLIYKHLDLDNLEQALQKAAALGARRVLVITDGVFSMRGSHAPLAEIARLVEQYDERFAENAILIVDDSHGVGAFGATGRGTEEHTAAQADVLIGTLGKAFGVNGGYVVGAADLIAYLRETSPMYIYSNPITPGEAAAAVAALKLVQAPEGQQRLQHLSAMTERFRQGLLSLGYESFPGAHPVVPLLLRDAARTNRLVGFLREQGVLATAIVYPVVPKGEASIRFQISAEHTQRDVDEVLGILQAARAA, encoded by the coding sequence ATGCCTTTGAACCGCCTGAGTGCTGTTTTACGCCCGAGCCTGGAAACCCTGGAGCAAGAAGGCCGCCGCAAGGGCCACGAAACTGTTGTGGTGGGGATTTTGCCACCCCAGGGCGATCGGGGGCCACGCTACTTGCTGCAAGGCTATGGCGATAAACCTTTTATCCGCATGAACTCCAACAGCTACCTGGGGCTATCCAGACATCCGGCCCTCAAAAAAGCTGAGGAGGAAGCCATCGAACACTTTGGCGTGGGGCCGGGAGCGGTGCGTTTTATTAGCGGCACCTATGCGCCGCACGTAGAACTGGAAGGCCACCTGGCTGCTTTTCATGGGCGTGAGGCGGCCATGATTTTTTCCTCGGCCTATGCCACCGTCCTCAGCGTGGTGGTGCCGCTTACTACCGACCAAACGGTGCTCATCAGCGACGAGCTTAACCACAACTGCATCATCAACGCAGTGCGCCTGGCGCGGCCTTTGGAGAAGTTGATTTACAAGCACCTCGACCTGGATAACTTAGAGCAAGCCCTGCAAAAGGCCGCAGCTTTGGGAGCCCGGCGGGTTCTGGTGATTACCGACGGGGTGTTCAGCATGCGCGGTTCGCACGCCCCGCTGGCAGAAATTGCCCGGCTGGTAGAACAGTACGATGAGCGGTTTGCGGAAAACGCCATTCTGATTGTGGACGACTCACACGGGGTGGGTGCGTTTGGCGCTACGGGTCGTGGCACAGAGGAGCACACCGCTGCGCAAGCCGACGTTTTGATTGGAACCCTGGGTAAAGCCTTTGGGGTGAATGGGGGATATGTGGTGGGCGCAGCAGACCTGATTGCTTATCTGCGCGAAACCTCTCCCATGTACATCTACTCTAATCCCATCACGCCGGGCGAAGCGGCCGCCGCGGTGGCTGCCCTAAAGCTGGTACAGGCCCCAGAAGGTCAGCAGCGCCTGCAGCACCTCTCCGCCATGACCGAGCGTTTTCGCCAGGGCCTTCTGAGCCTGGGATACGAGTCTTTCCCCGGAGCACACCCGGTAGTTCCGCTGCTCCTACGCGATGCGGCCCGAACCAACCGCCTGGTGGGCTTTCTGCGTGAACAGGGGGTTTTGGCTACTGCCATTGTGTACCCGGTGGTGCCCAAAGGCGAGGCCTCCATCCGATTCCAGATTTCTGCTGAACACACCCAGCGCGATGTGGACGAGGTGCTGGGCATTTTACAGGCTGCAAGAGCGGCCTGA
- a CDS encoding L-threonine 3-dehydrogenase — protein MLKVLVTGALGQVGSELVPALRRFYGTEQVLATDIRGAPAEHPSLGGPYEQLDCANGNALRELLERHRFKVVYHLAAILSARAEADPQLAWRVNMEGLYNVLEAARQINAQVFVPSSIAAFGPNTPQDHTPQDTIQRPNTLYGVTKVAGELLCDYYALRFGLDVRGLRYPGLISYTAHPGGGTTDYAVEIFHHALRHNQYTSFLGPDTRLPMMYMPDAIRATLELMQADPARLRHRNAFNIMAFSCTPAELAAEIQKHRPGFKMHYAVDPLRQAIAESWPRTLDDSAAREEWGWQPRYNLAGMTADMLEKLAERALKEV, from the coding sequence ATGCTTAAAGTTTTGGTTACTGGTGCGTTGGGTCAGGTGGGTTCTGAGCTGGTTCCGGCTCTGCGTCGCTTTTACGGAACCGAACAGGTTTTGGCAACGGATATTCGGGGTGCGCCAGCAGAACATCCTTCGCTGGGTGGTCCGTATGAGCAGTTGGACTGTGCCAACGGAAATGCCTTACGGGAACTGCTCGAGCGCCACCGGTTCAAGGTGGTCTATCACCTGGCGGCCATCCTTTCGGCCCGGGCCGAGGCCGATCCTCAGCTAGCCTGGCGGGTGAACATGGAGGGCCTTTACAACGTGCTCGAGGCTGCACGCCAGATAAATGCCCAGGTCTTCGTTCCTAGTTCGATTGCGGCCTTTGGCCCAAACACGCCCCAGGATCACACACCCCAGGACACCATCCAGCGGCCCAATACCCTCTACGGCGTGACCAAGGTGGCAGGAGAGCTGTTGTGCGATTACTATGCGCTGCGGTTTGGCCTGGATGTGCGGGGCTTGCGGTATCCCGGCCTAATTTCCTACACCGCACACCCGGGCGGTGGCACCACCGACTACGCGGTGGAGATTTTTCATCATGCCCTGCGCCACAACCAGTACACCTCTTTCCTGGGGCCCGATACCCGGCTACCCATGATGTACATGCCCGATGCAATACGGGCCACCCTCGAGCTTATGCAGGCCGACCCAGCCCGGCTTCGCCACCGCAATGCCTTCAACATCATGGCTTTTAGCTGCACCCCAGCCGAGCTGGCCGCGGAGATCCAGAAACACCGCCCTGGTTTCAAAATGCACTATGCCGTGGATCCGCTTCGCCAGGCCATCGCGGAATCCTGGCCACGTACCCTGGATGACAGCGCCGCTAGAGAGGAGTGGGGATGGCAACCGCGCTATAACCTGGCTGGCATGACCGCAGATATGCTAGAAAAACTAGCCGAACGTGCCCTGAAGGAGGTCTGA
- a CDS encoding CobW family GTP-binding protein, with the protein MPMAQLQKRIPVSIIGGFLGAGKTTLVNHLVASKAHRFGIIVNEFGETGIDGSLIENVDTDGIAELSNGCLCCVGREDLVSALFKLVSRKDKPDYVLIELSGLADPVPVAQTVMDPFARIKFELDGIIGVADARNLEQTLRDGPEGAVQLAYASTVVLNKTDLASPAQVAEAEGLIRQINPLAQIYRTSRSRVDPQDLLHLRAFDLDWRPQHYQHLHTPKVQSFTLTAEGLLERQKVNAFIDQYLISRPDAVFRAKGFLSVKGFDKQVLFQSVREIFSLELAQQPVQALSRLVVIGRGLNQPEYEEAFQALKAG; encoded by the coding sequence ATGCCCATGGCCCAATTGCAAAAGCGCATTCCCGTAAGCATCATCGGGGGTTTTTTGGGAGCCGGAAAAACCACCCTGGTCAACCACCTGGTAGCCAGCAAAGCCCACAGGTTCGGCATCATCGTCAACGAGTTTGGGGAGACGGGCATAGACGGCTCACTGATTGAAAATGTGGACACCGATGGAATCGCCGAGCTGTCCAACGGCTGCTTGTGTTGTGTGGGACGTGAAGATCTGGTCTCGGCCTTGTTTAAGCTTGTATCCCGCAAAGACAAACCTGATTACGTCTTAATCGAGCTATCAGGCCTGGCCGACCCGGTGCCAGTAGCCCAGACCGTGATGGATCCATTTGCCCGCATCAAGTTTGAACTGGACGGCATTATTGGAGTGGCCGATGCCCGCAACCTCGAGCAAACCCTGCGCGATGGCCCCGAAGGCGCGGTTCAGCTAGCCTACGCCAGCACCGTGGTGCTGAACAAAACCGACCTGGCCAGCCCTGCGCAGGTGGCCGAGGCTGAGGGCTTGATCCGCCAGATTAATCCGCTAGCCCAGATTTACCGCACCTCGCGGTCAAGGGTAGACCCACAAGACCTGTTGCACCTGCGCGCATTCGACCTGGACTGGCGGCCCCAGCATTACCAGCACCTGCACACCCCCAAAGTTCAGAGTTTCACCCTTACCGCCGAAGGGCTGCTCGAGCGCCAAAAAGTAAATGCGTTTATTGATCAGTACCTGATTTCCCGACCCGATGCAGTTTTTCGTGCCAAGGGTTTCCTTAGCGTAAAAGGCTTCGACAAGCAGGTGCTGTTTCAGTCGGTGCGTGAGATATTTAGCCTCGAGCTAGCCCAGCAGCCGGTGCAGGCCCTGTCGCGCCTGGTGGTGATTGGCCGGGGCCTGAACCAGCCTGAGTATGAAGAAGCTTTCCAGGCCCTAAAAGCGGGTTGA
- the lipB gene encoding lipoyl(octanoyl) transferase LipB gives MSAAFEVEKLGTVPYAQAWEYQKQVHAEVVAGRRKPTLLLLEHPRTITLGRAARAENLLLSEAQYRAMGIELFSIERGGDVTYHGPGQLVGYPIFPVGRQVRGFLRQLEQVVMQVARSYGIETYATPGYAGVWVRQAAPVAGWPEREEKLCAFGVAVKQEVALHGFALNVNTQLEDFNLIVPCGIKDKGVTSLQKILGYPVSMNQVMERVVQAFGQQFPSFDFKPATSAKEPA, from the coding sequence ATGAGCGCCGCCTTCGAGGTGGAAAAACTTGGAACAGTGCCCTATGCACAGGCCTGGGAATACCAGAAGCAGGTTCACGCCGAGGTGGTGGCGGGGCGGCGTAAGCCCACTTTGCTGCTTTTGGAGCACCCCCGCACCATCACCCTGGGCCGTGCAGCCAGGGCCGAAAACCTGCTGTTGAGCGAGGCCCAGTACCGTGCCATGGGCATTGAACTGTTTAGCATCGAGCGGGGGGGCGACGTCACCTACCACGGCCCCGGCCAGCTGGTGGGGTATCCCATCTTTCCGGTGGGGCGGCAGGTGCGGGGGTTCTTGCGGCAGCTCGAGCAGGTGGTCATGCAGGTGGCCCGCAGCTATGGCATCGAGACCTATGCCACCCCAGGCTACGCGGGGGTCTGGGTGCGCCAGGCCGCGCCGGTGGCAGGCTGGCCCGAGCGCGAGGAAAAGCTCTGTGCCTTTGGGGTAGCGGTCAAGCAAGAGGTGGCCCTGCACGGCTTTGCCCTCAATGTGAACACCCAGCTCGAGGACTTCAACCTGATTGTGCCCTGCGGCATTAAAGACAAGGGTGTAACCTCGCTCCAGAAAATCCTGGGCTACCCGGTTAGCATGAACCAGGTAATGGAACGGGTGGTGCAGGCTTTCGGGCAGCAGTTTCCCAGCTTCGACTTCAAGCCCGCTACTTCTGCAAAGGAACCGGCATGA
- the lipA gene encoding lipoyl synthase, which translates to MSKLKTVQLEDFQHGGLIELKVIPGGIAQERPEPIDRNKPAWLRATVPTGPNYQRLKEMTKRLRLSTVCQEARCPNIGECWGHGTMTIMLLGSVCTRACKFCAVDTGNPRGWVDPLEPLHVAQAVAEMGLKYVVLTSVDRDDLPDGGAAHFAEVVRQIKRLDPSVKVETLTPDFQGHLADVETVLQGGQDVFANNLETVRRLTPRVRDPRAGYDQTLRVLEHAKKVRPEVLTKSSLMLGLGESDEEIRQALRDLRAVGVDIVTFGQYLRPTQHHLPVERYVTPEEFAMYRDWGYEEGFMEVFSGPLVRSSYRAEKVFFEATQAE; encoded by the coding sequence ATGAGCAAACTCAAGACCGTTCAACTCGAGGACTTCCAGCACGGCGGCCTGATCGAACTCAAGGTCATTCCGGGTGGCATTGCCCAGGAACGCCCCGAACCCATCGACCGCAACAAGCCCGCCTGGTTGCGAGCCACCGTGCCTACCGGCCCCAACTACCAGCGCCTCAAAGAGATGACCAAGCGGCTGCGCCTGAGCACCGTTTGCCAGGAGGCCAGGTGCCCCAACATCGGCGAATGCTGGGGGCATGGCACCATGACCATCATGCTGCTGGGCAGCGTCTGTACCCGGGCCTGCAAGTTCTGCGCGGTGGACACCGGCAACCCCAGGGGCTGGGTAGACCCCCTGGAACCCCTGCATGTGGCCCAGGCCGTGGCCGAGATGGGCCTCAAGTACGTGGTGCTAACCTCGGTTGACCGCGACGACCTGCCCGACGGCGGGGCCGCCCACTTTGCCGAGGTGGTGCGGCAGATCAAGCGGCTCGACCCCTCGGTCAAGGTCGAGACCCTCACCCCCGATTTCCAGGGCCACCTGGCCGACGTCGAGACCGTTCTACAGGGCGGCCAGGACGTTTTTGCCAACAACCTCGAGACCGTCCGCCGCCTGACCCCCCGCGTGCGCGACCCCCGCGCCGGCTACGATCAGACCCTGCGGGTGCTCGAGCACGCCAAAAAAGTGCGCCCCGAGGTGCTCACCAAGTCCAGTCTGATGCTGGGGCTGGGCGAAAGCGATGAGGAAATCCGCCAGGCCCTGCGCGACCTGCGGGCGGTGGGGGTGGACATTGTGACCTTCGGGCAGTACTTGCGCCCCACCCAACACCATTTGCCGGTCGAGCGCTACGTAACCCCCGAGGAGTTCGCAATGTACCGCGACTGGGGCTATGAGGAAGGCTTTATGGAGGTGTTCAGCGGCCCCCTGGTGCGCAGCTCCTACCGTGCCGAAAAGGTCTTTTTCGAGGCCACCCAGGCCGAGTAG
- a CDS encoding DUF3054 domain-containing protein has protein sequence MVRTTRRVSRVLAWGDAVCILLFAIIGLQTHGEPIGLAGIIRNALPILLVWWLVSPFLRTYTRPTWQNLLYTWAIAVSTGVWLRFMVLNKPFDLGYLVFWAVTLGATLVLLLAWRGLAMLLANRLRAKS, from the coding sequence ATGGTACGCACAACCCGCCGCGTAAGCCGAGTGCTGGCCTGGGGCGACGCCGTTTGCATCTTGCTGTTCGCCATTATTGGCCTGCAAACCCACGGCGAGCCCATCGGCCTAGCCGGAATCATCCGCAATGCCCTGCCCATTTTGCTGGTTTGGTGGCTGGTCTCCCCCTTTCTGCGCACCTACACCCGGCCCACCTGGCAAAACCTGCTCTACACCTGGGCCATCGCCGTGAGTACTGGCGTCTGGCTACGTTTTATGGTGCTAAATAAACCCTTCGACCTCGGTTATCTCGTCTTCTGGGCTGTAACCCTGGGCGCAACCTTGGTCTTGCTGCTGGCCTGGCGGGGGCTGGCTATGCTTCTGGCAAACCGCCTAAGAGCCAAATCTTGA